One genomic window of Oncorhynchus gorbuscha isolate QuinsamMale2020 ecotype Even-year unplaced genomic scaffold, OgorEven_v1.0 Un_scaffold_918, whole genome shotgun sequence includes the following:
- the LOC124019426 gene encoding uncharacterized protein LOC124019426, with protein sequence MSDDFGFSVAVVSSIISCAIILLMSMAFITCCLLDCVKEEERKKEERETDLWHQPERAEQEENRASHYDHKGRNNNNNTQEKTLQQWDHQDPSMCDQRRPSWCHQYPYALTGPAPASTFGPALNSAPLPCRGYDQPILLHNSGLYRNPGQPNNPGLLQNPIPPQYPGSTRTVGYRNPEVPPGSGLARLYVGQEGSVSVVSTPLLDEWSAQERPIRVISV encoded by the exons ATGTCGGATGACTTTGGGTTCAGTGTGGCAGTGGTGTCCTCTATCATTAGCTGTGCCATCATCCTGCTCATGTCCATGGCCTTCATCACCTGCTGTCTGCTCGACTGTGtcaaggaggaggaaaggaaaaaggaggagag GGAGACAGATCTGTGGCACCAGCCAGAGCGAGCGGAGCAGGAGGAGAACAGGGCCTCTCACTATGACCACAAGGGCagaaacaacaataacaacacccaGGAGAAGACACTGCAACAATGGGACCACCAGGACCCTTCAATGTGTGACCAAAGGAGACCCAGCtg GTGCCATCAGTACCCCTATGCTCTGACTggtccagccccagcctccaccTTCGGCCCAGCCCTCAACTCAGCTCCTCTCCCCTGCAGAGGCTACGACCAGCCCATTCTTCTGCACAACTCAGGCCTGTACCGTAACCCAGGTCAACCAAACAATCCAGGCCTACTTCAAAACCCCATCCCACCCCAGTATCCAGGTTCAACTCGGACCGTGGGGTACCGGAACCCAGAGGTACCCCCTGGCTCAGGCTTGGCCAGACTGTATGTAGGACAGGAGGGCAGTGTGTCCGTGGTGAGCACTCCACTTCTGGATGAGTGGAGTGCCCAGGAGCGCCCCATACGGGTCATATCCGTGTGA
- the LOC124019429 gene encoding caspase recruitment domain-containing protein 19-like isoform X1 gives MAAPWSYSDGYHVQLQRDSQFLCSDQRMHTELVDKLVLQLNRTYPQILTDKEAQRVSSLFRNLSVPTVVRLAELLVHLQGKGEEACHEFYRGLQIHAYNVYFNLPTRVSRRREPADPMGTNTVARRMERYVLNDRGPLFFLSCFSLAVGLALLYYYGEGNLSATGPFLSFSVLGLGRGTSEVLLAHAKDGSKIQ, from the exons ATGGCAG CTCCCTGGTCATACTCAGACGGCTACCATGTGCAGCTGCAGAGAGACTCCCAGTTCCTGTGTTCAGACCAGAGGATGCACACTGAGCTGGTGGACAAGCTGGTGCTGCAGCTCAACAGGACCTACCCTCAGATACTGACTGACAAGGAGGCCCAGAGGGTAAGTAGCCTA TTCAGGAACCTGAGTGTGCCCACTGTGGTGCGATTGGCTGAGCTGCTGGTGCACctgcaggggaagggagaggaggcgTGTCATGAGTTCTACAGGGGGCTTCAGATCCACGCCTACAATGTCTATTTCAACCTGCCTACCAGAGTCAGCCGCAGAAGAG AGCCTGCAGACCCAATGGGGACTAACACTGTGGCCCGCCGCATGGAGAGATATGTACTTAATGACAGGG GACCTCTGTTCTTCCTGAGTTGCTTTAGCCTTGCAGTGGGCTTAGCTCTGCTCTATTATTATGGAG AGGGTAATTTGAGTGCTACTGGTCCATTTCTGAGCTTCTCAGTGCTGGGACTGGGCAGAGGGACCAGTGAGGTTCTCCTAGCCCACGCCAAGGACGGATCCAAAATTCAATAA
- the LOC124019429 gene encoding caspase recruitment domain-containing protein 19-like isoform X3 — MAAPWSYSDGYHVQLQRDSQFLCSDQRMHTELVDKLVLQLNRTYPQILTDKEAQRVSSLFRNLSVPTVVRLAELLVHLQGKGEEACHEFYRGLQIHAYNVYFNLPTRVSRRRGPLFFLSCFSLAVGLALLYYYGEGNLSATGPFLSFSVLGLGRGTSEVLLAHAKDGSKIQ, encoded by the exons ATGGCAG CTCCCTGGTCATACTCAGACGGCTACCATGTGCAGCTGCAGAGAGACTCCCAGTTCCTGTGTTCAGACCAGAGGATGCACACTGAGCTGGTGGACAAGCTGGTGCTGCAGCTCAACAGGACCTACCCTCAGATACTGACTGACAAGGAGGCCCAGAGGGTAAGTAGCCTA TTCAGGAACCTGAGTGTGCCCACTGTGGTGCGATTGGCTGAGCTGCTGGTGCACctgcaggggaagggagaggaggcgTGTCATGAGTTCTACAGGGGGCTTCAGATCCACGCCTACAATGTCTATTTCAACCTGCCTACCAGAGTCAGCCGCAGAAGAG GACCTCTGTTCTTCCTGAGTTGCTTTAGCCTTGCAGTGGGCTTAGCTCTGCTCTATTATTATGGAG AGGGTAATTTGAGTGCTACTGGTCCATTTCTGAGCTTCTCAGTGCTGGGACTGGGCAGAGGGACCAGTGAGGTTCTCCTAGCCCACGCCAAGGACGGATCCAAAATTCAATAA
- the LOC124019429 gene encoding caspase recruitment domain-containing protein 19-like isoform X4 produces the protein MAAPWSYSDGYHVQLQRDSQFLCSDQRMHTELVDKLVLQLNRTYPQILTDKEAQRFRNLSVPTVVRLAELLVHLQGKGEEACHEFYRGLQIHAYNVYFNLPTRVSRRRGPLFFLSCFSLAVGLALLYYYGEGNLSATGPFLSFSVLGLGRGTSEVLLAHAKDGSKIQ, from the exons ATGGCAG CTCCCTGGTCATACTCAGACGGCTACCATGTGCAGCTGCAGAGAGACTCCCAGTTCCTGTGTTCAGACCAGAGGATGCACACTGAGCTGGTGGACAAGCTGGTGCTGCAGCTCAACAGGACCTACCCTCAGATACTGACTGACAAGGAGGCCCAGAGG TTCAGGAACCTGAGTGTGCCCACTGTGGTGCGATTGGCTGAGCTGCTGGTGCACctgcaggggaagggagaggaggcgTGTCATGAGTTCTACAGGGGGCTTCAGATCCACGCCTACAATGTCTATTTCAACCTGCCTACCAGAGTCAGCCGCAGAAGAG GACCTCTGTTCTTCCTGAGTTGCTTTAGCCTTGCAGTGGGCTTAGCTCTGCTCTATTATTATGGAG AGGGTAATTTGAGTGCTACTGGTCCATTTCTGAGCTTCTCAGTGCTGGGACTGGGCAGAGGGACCAGTGAGGTTCTCCTAGCCCACGCCAAGGACGGATCCAAAATTCAATAA
- the LOC124019429 gene encoding caspase recruitment domain-containing protein 19-like isoform X2 gives MAAPWSYSDGYHVQLQRDSQFLCSDQRMHTELVDKLVLQLNRTYPQILTDKEAQRFRNLSVPTVVRLAELLVHLQGKGEEACHEFYRGLQIHAYNVYFNLPTRVSRRREPADPMGTNTVARRMERYVLNDRGPLFFLSCFSLAVGLALLYYYGEGNLSATGPFLSFSVLGLGRGTSEVLLAHAKDGSKIQ, from the exons ATGGCAG CTCCCTGGTCATACTCAGACGGCTACCATGTGCAGCTGCAGAGAGACTCCCAGTTCCTGTGTTCAGACCAGAGGATGCACACTGAGCTGGTGGACAAGCTGGTGCTGCAGCTCAACAGGACCTACCCTCAGATACTGACTGACAAGGAGGCCCAGAGG TTCAGGAACCTGAGTGTGCCCACTGTGGTGCGATTGGCTGAGCTGCTGGTGCACctgcaggggaagggagaggaggcgTGTCATGAGTTCTACAGGGGGCTTCAGATCCACGCCTACAATGTCTATTTCAACCTGCCTACCAGAGTCAGCCGCAGAAGAG AGCCTGCAGACCCAATGGGGACTAACACTGTGGCCCGCCGCATGGAGAGATATGTACTTAATGACAGGG GACCTCTGTTCTTCCTGAGTTGCTTTAGCCTTGCAGTGGGCTTAGCTCTGCTCTATTATTATGGAG AGGGTAATTTGAGTGCTACTGGTCCATTTCTGAGCTTCTCAGTGCTGGGACTGGGCAGAGGGACCAGTGAGGTTCTCCTAGCCCACGCCAAGGACGGATCCAAAATTCAATAA
- the LOC124019430 gene encoding ninjurin-1-like produces the protein MEMNGSADRQNGGEVPHTGVWHGGSPSALLNMNHYANKKSIAESMLDVALLMANASQLKAVLEQGPDFSLYTPLITLISISLSLQVTVGVLLIFIVRWNLNDQSKHFRLNVMENLATGLVFVIVVVNVFITAFGVQKPNQKA, from the exons GTTCCCCATACAGGTGTCTGGCACGGTGGCAGCCCCTCTGCTCTCCTGAACATGAACCACTATGCCAATAAGAAGAGTATAGCAGAGAGCATGCTGGACGTAGCCCTGCTCATGGCCAACGCTTCCCAGCTGAAGGCTGTCCTGGAGCAGGGGCCAGACTTCTCCTTGTACACTCCCCTCATCACTCTCATCAGCATCTCCCTCAGCCTGCAGGTCACTGTGGGGGTCCTCCTCATCTTCATCG TGCGGTGGAACCTGAATGACCAGAGTAAACACTTCAGGCTGAATGTAATGGAGAACCTGGCCACAGGCCTCGTCTTCGTCATCGTAGTAGTCAACGTCTTCATCACTGCCTTTGGAGTACAGAAACCCAATCAGAAAGCCTGA